The region AATGGCCCGCAGCGGCTCGACAGCGCGGTCCAGCGTCTCGGCGAAGAGGCTGCCGGTCCCCAAAATCACTTTCATCGGGTGCATCAGCGCAGCCGGCAGATCGGCCGGCAGACCTTCGGTCAGGAAATCGCGCACCATACCCACGCCGTTTTCCAGCATGGGAAAGCCCTCGTATTCTTCCTCACTGGGCAGCGGTTCGCCGGCCAGCAGATAGAACTCGTCGCTGGGAAACACGAAGCGGGTGCCCTTTTCCTCCAGGAAACGCCGGCGCCACACGTTCAGGCGCTGAATGGTATCGCGGGCTTCTGCTTCTTCACGGGTAAAGGTGCGCACCTCGGCCAGATTCTGGCGGTGTCCGGTCAGCCCGATCGGCACCACCGCCGCCGAGATCACGTTGGGCCGGCTCGCCAGATACTCGACCGTATGGTCCAGCTCCTCGCGGTCGTTGCGTTCGGGCAGTAGGACCACCTGGGTGTACAGGTCAATGTCGCTGAGGCGTTCCAGCATGCCCTTGATGTCCACCGAAGCCTCGTCTTTGACCTTCAGTTTCCACCAGTTCATCATGTCGTGGCGCAGTTCCTGGTTGGTGGTGTGCACCGAGACATACAGAGGCGAGAGGTTCTCGTTCAGAATGCGCTGCACGTCGGCTTCGGTGAGGTTGGTCAGGGTCACGAACGAGCCGAACAGGAAAGACAGCCGGTAATCGTCGTCCATGATGTAAAGGCTCTTGCGAAAGCCCTTGGGCATCTGGTGGACATAACAGAAATCACACTTGTTGGCGCACTTCTTGATGCCGTCGAACAGCACATCCTCGAATTCGATGCCGGGGTCTTCCCAGCTGACGCTAAAGCGCCACACCCGGTCAAACTCGGGCAGCGGGGGCTGGCCCACCGGCCGCCAGGTCTTGTCCCGGCCGATGCCGGGCATGCCGAAAGGTGCGGGCTGCAATTCGGCAGGGCGGCCCAGTTCCAGTTCCACGTCGCCTTCGGTGAGGATGCGGCGGTAAGCCAGCACGTCGGTCACGGCCTGGCCGTTCATGCGCAGCAGCATGTCGCCGGGGCGCACGCCAGCCGCTTCGGCCGCGCCGCCGGGTTCAACCGCCTTGATCCGGGCGGGGAAAATCTCAGTTTCCGGCAGGGAGAAAGTTATGTTCTGAGCCGTCATAGGTGGGGCTCCTTTCCGGTAAGGGAAGCCCCGAATGGCTTGAGGGAAACAGGCAGGCAGGAAAATAGAAAGCGGGGGAGCCAGGACGCCGGGGGGGATTCGAGGCCAGCCGGGAAAAGCCTTAGAGTGGCCTTGAAAGAAGCCCTGGCAGAAACGCTCCCGGGACCGGGCCGCTTTCGTACCGTCCACTTTCTTCGCCGCGCCGCTACCATCTCGGTTCTGGCAAGCCCATGGCCTGAGCAGGCCCGCCGGCCGCAGCGCGGCCATATAATCGGGAAATTATACCTTGCCGGGCTGATCCGGGGTGTGAGCCGGGTTGGAATGGAGGCCGGGAAAAGGCGGAATCAGTGCTCGTTCAAATGCTCGGTCAGTAGCAGGTCCAGGCCCCGCTCGGCCGTCTCGCGCAGGCTGAAGCTGGCAAGGCGTGTCAGGTCAGTCGGCTCTGGATTGATCTCAATGACTTTACCCCCGCCCAGCAGGGTATCCCGTGCCAGCCCGGCCGCCGGATAGACCACGGCGCTGGTGCCGATGATCAGGGCTATGTCGGCTTGCGCGAACGCTTGCTGGGCCGCTCGCAGGGCTTCTTCCGGCAGATATTCGCCGAACCAGACGACGTTTGGCCGCATCCGGTGCCCGGCCGGTGACAGCGGCGGCAAGCTCAGCTGGGCAGGGTCAGGCAGCGGGAAAACTTCGCCGGTCACCTCGTCGCGGGCCAAGGCCAGGTTGCCGTGCAGCTCGGCCAGCCGGCCGCCCCGAGTTCCGCTGCCGGCGCGGGCATGCAGCCCGTCCACATTCTGGGTCGCCAGAAAAAATCCAGCTCCTTTTTGCTGTTCCAGCCGTACCAGCAGGTGATGGGCCGGGTTGGGCTGCGCTGCCAGCACGTCGCGGTAGCGCCCGGCGTACCAGGCCCAGACCAGCTCGGGGTCGGCCGCGTAGGCTTCCGGGCTGGCAAGGTCCTCGGGCCGGAAACGGGCCCAGTGGCCGCTCTGGGCGTCACGGAACGTGGGAATGCCGCTGGCTGCACTCACCCCGGCACCGGTCAGAACGGCAACGCGGCGGGCGATTTGCAGAGCGGCGCGGGCAGAGCGGAGGTCCATGACTGCAGGGTAGACCAGACGGGCCCCTCTTCCGGCCGGGAACTAAGATCATTCCCGCCGCCAGGAAACGATACCCCCATTTTTCTTCATGGATTTGTGACGCAGTGATGATAATCTGAGGCACTTTGCAGCCACAGGAGGCAGTTATGAAGTTAGCTCACTCTTTGACTCTGGCCCTCGGGCTTGGGGTTTCGCTCTGGGGCGGCGCAGCGGCCCAGACGCTGATTGAAACCTCAGCCGCCGCCGGAATCTCCGGAACGCTGGACAGCATCGGCGGTCCCAGTCCCAGCATCGTGCCGCAGGTCCGAGACCGCCTGACACAGATCATGGCGCCGGCCAATCAAGCGGCCGCCGACCTGAACGGGCAGGCGCCAGCTGCCCCGGCCAGCGGTACACCAGCTGCCCAGGGCCCTGCGGCACCGGCTGCCCCCAACTTTCCTCCGCTGACCAGCGAGCAGCAGGGCAGGCTGCAGGCAGCCTATACGGCGCTGGGAAAAGGCAACGCTGCTCAGGCCACCCGCACTTTTGAGGCGGTGGTCTCGCAGAACTACCGGCACCCCGAGGCCCATTTCGGTCTGGCGCTGGCCCTGCTGGCCCAGGGCAGAACCGAAGCGGCCAAATTCGAGCTGGGCCAGCTGATCGCGCTGGCGCCTGAGCGTTTCGAGGGGCCCTATAACCTCGGCGTGCTGGCCGTACAGGAAAAGCGGTACCCACAGGCGCTGGACTTTTTCCGGCGGGCCGCTGAGCTGGCGCGCACCTCGGCCGGGCCAGACACCCAGCTGTACGTGCTGGAAGCTCTGGCCGCTGAGCAGACCCGCGCTGGAGATTACGCCGGGCTGCGCCAGACCCTGGGCGACATGGTGGCCCTGGCGCCAGGCGACGCCCGGCTACAACTGCGGCTGGCTCAGGTCCAGACCCTGACAGGCGAAGGCGTCGCCGCACTGCCCGGCACCTACGACGCTCTGGGCAACGCCGGCACCCGCACCGACGCCGCGCTGCTGCTGGCCGATATCTATGAGGCGCAGGGCCTCCCCGACCGTGGCCTGAGCGAAGTGGAAAGTGCCCTGGCCAGCGCCACCAGCAACAGCGAACGCGCCCGGCTGCTGCTGCGCCGGGGCCAGTTGCTGGAGCGGCAGGGTAATGTCAAGGCGGCCATCACTGCCGTACAGGACAGCTTGCACCTGAACAATCAGAACGCCCCAGCCTTTGCGTTGCTGGGCGACCTGCGCCGCCGCGCCGGCGATAAAGCCGGGGCCCTGCAAGCCTACCGCGAGGCCGCAGTGCTGCAACCGAAAAATGCCGGTTACCGCACCGAGCTGGCCGCGTTGCGGCTGGACCTGGGCCGCTACGCCGACGCCCGCCGTGACGTGGCCGTGGCCCTGAAGATGCCGGCTCTGACCCCCGAAACCCGCGCCCGCGCCGAACTGGTGCTGGGCCTGCTGGACTACCGCAGCGGCCGTTACGCCGACGCCAGCACCTCGCTGCGTTCCAGTGCAGCCGCCGTGCCTGCGGCCGACACCTCTTTGTGGCTAGGCCTGAGCGAGTACAAGCAGAAGAACTACAGCGCCGCCACTGAAGCGCTGAGCGAAAGCGTGCGCCTCAGCCCCACCCCGCTGGCCCGCCGTAATCTGGCCTCGGCCCTGCTGGCCAGCGGCCGCACCGCCGAAGCCGAGACGCTGCTGCTGGGCCTGGTCGCCGAAACCCCCAAAGACGCCGAAGCCTGGTATCTGCTGGGCCTGACCCGCCGCGCCGCCGGCAAAGCGGCCGAAGCCAAGGTGGCCTTCAAGACCGCCGCCGCGCTGGGCAGCACCGCTGCCAGAGGAGTACTAAAATGAGCCGACTGGAAGGACGTAACCGCCTCCCCGATATCCTGATTGGTCTGGTGGTCCTGGCCCTGCTGATCGGCTTTGCCACCCTGCTGTTCGGACAGCGCAAGGCCTCGACCGAAACGGCGCAGACCACCCAGGCCACTCAGGCCAAAACGCCGCCCGAGATTCCTGCTGCGCCCGGCACCCCGGCCAAGCCGGCCGAAGAAAGCAGCGCAGCCCAAACCAGCGCCGGCGATAAAGCGGCCGCCAGCGGCGCCGCTACCGAACAGCCGGCCGAAGAAGTGACCATCACCCCCACTCCGGCTGTCACGGCACCGGCGCCGACCACCACCCCGGCAGACGAAGAAGCACAGACGCCGGCCAGCACCACCAATGAAGCTTCGGCCAACGCCACCACCGACACCGATACTTCTGGTGCCTCCGACACTCCGCAAACGGCGACAACTCCGGACAGCAATGATGTAACTGATGCAGCGGCAAGCGTGGCACCCCGCAGCGGCGGCGCCGTGCCGGTCAGTGCCGACCGGGTGCCCACCCGCAGCGACTACCGCATCAGCCTGGGCGGTTTCAGCACACCCAAGACAGCTGTCAACCAGACCGCCAGCGTGGCGGCGCTGGGCTACACGGTCTACTCCATCAGCCTGGGGAACGAAGTGGTGGCCCAAGTCGGCCCCTTTGCCGACGCCGCCTCTGCGCAGCAGGCACTGGCCGATATTCAGCGTGCCTATCCCAGTGCGGCGCTGTTCGCTCCCCGGCCGGGAGCCGCTGCACCGAGCAAGCCGGCCAGCTCCAGCAACGACGGCAGCACCTCCCGCGCACCCGCCTCCAATGCGGCGGCCCAGCAGCAGGCGGCGCCCAAACCGGCCAATCCGCAGCCCGCAGCACGTACCGAGCCTAAACCCGCTCAGCAGCAGGCCGCACCCAAACCGGCCCAGCAGGCACCCGCTCGCCAGCAAGCGGCGCCCAAGCCGGCCAATTCACAGCCCGCAGCGCGTACCGAGCCCAAACCCGCTCAGCAGCAGGCCGCACCCAAACCGGCCCAGCAGGCACCCACTCGTCAGCAAGCGGCGCCCAAGCCGGCCAACCCGCAGCCCGCAGCGCGTACCGAGCCCAAACCCGCCCAGCAACAGGCCGCACCCAAACCGGCCCAGCAGGCACCCGCCCGCCAGCAAGCAGCGCCCAAACCGGCCAACCCGCAGCCCGCAGCGCGTGCCCAGCCCAAACCTGCTCAGCAGCAGGCCACACCCGCGCCCGCACAGCAGGCTTCTGCCGGCCCGGTCTATCTCCAGATCGGTGCTTTCGACGAACCTGACCGTGCCCAGCAACTGGTTAGCGACCTGCAAAATCAGGGCTTCAGCCCCAGTGTCAATGCCCCAGAAGGTGAGCGGGTGCGGGTCATCATCGGTCCCTTTGCCGCCAATGAGATTGCCAGTGCCGAAGCGCAGCTGGATGCCAACGGCTACGATCATTTCCGCCTGCGCTGAGTTCGTCTGACTTCCGGCCCAAACTTTCCGCCTGTTCTGCGGTCCGCTGGGGCCGCCTGACCATTCCGTAGCAAAGGCACTGACACCCATGACCATTCCCTCTGCTACGCTCAGCCGCTTGGTGACCTATCTGCGTCTGCTGGAAACGCTGGAGCTGGCCGGCACCCAGCAGGTCAGCTCCGGTGAGCTGGCGGCGCAGGCCCAGGTCACCGCTTTTCAGGTGCGGAAAGACTTGGCCCATGTCGGCCCAGTCGGCACCCGCGGCCGTGGCTACAGCGTGGCTCTCCTCAAGCGCAAAATCATCCGGGTGCTGGGGCTGGACCGGCCCTGGCAGATCATCATCGTCGGCATGGGGCGGCTGGGACAGGCCATTGCCCATTTTCCGATCGCGGCCGAATACAGCTTCGAGTACGTTGGGCTGTTCGACCCCGCTCCGCAACCGGCCGGTCAAATCGTGGGCGGATTGCCGGTCCGGCCGCTGGCGCAGCTTCCCGAATTCATGACACAGCAACATGTGGACATGGCTTTTTTATCCGTTCCAATAGAATCGGCCCAACAGACCGCCGAAACTCTTGTCCAGGCCGGCATCCGTAGCATTTTGAATTTTTCACCTGCCATCTTGGGAGCAGCTCAACCTGAAGATGATAAAGAAATTAGCAAGAGTGAAAAATGGCAAAATGTCACTGTCGAAAATGTCGATTTTCTGGCAGGTCTGCAGCGCCTGGCGTATTATACCCAGCAGTCCAGCCCGCCGGAAGCAGAGGAGATATGAAGAAAGCATTGGGCATGGCGGTAGGATTTTTCCTGCTCACTTCCTGTGGAAACAGTGGCAACCTGGGTTCAGATGTCTCAGTTGGTTTAGGCGCTTATGATGCTGGCGCGAACGCCACAGTGACCAAAACGATCACAGCGCCTTCCAAAGATGCCCCAGGCAAAGAGGAGTATGCCGAAGTCCCCGGTAAAGCGGCTGGATGAGGACCGCAGCGGCTTTACCCTGCACACGGGCCGGGGTATCCAGGTTCAGGCGGGCTGGGTGATCGTGGCCACCGGCTACGAGGCCGAGCAATTCCTGGTCCGGCGGCTGGCTCAGCTGAAAAATTCCTATGCGCTGGTTACCGAGCCGCTGCCGGAAGACGCGCCGCTGTGGCCGGACGGCTGCCTGATCTGGGAAACGGCGCGGCCTTACCTGTACGCCCGCACCACCCGGGAACGGCGCATCATCATCGGCGGCGAGGACGATGATTTCTATTCGCCGGCCCGCCGGGAGCGCCGCTTGAAAGCCAAAGCCGAGCGGCTGCACCGCAAACTGCGCCGGCTGCAACCCCAGCTGGACACCGAAATCGGCTACAGCTGGGCCGGTACCTTCGGTGAGACCAAGGACGGCCTGGCCTATATCGGCCCCAAGCCAGGGCAGGAGCGATTGCTCTTCGCTCTGGGCTACGGCGGCAACGGCATTACCTACAGTGTGCAGGCCGCGCGGCTGCTGACCGCTCAGATTCTGGGCCCCAGCGCCCAGGACCGCGCTGACCTGGACATCTTCCGGCTGAACCGCTAGCCAGCAAGGCCGGTCGCGGCACCGCCTTCAGGGGGCTCGTAGGCACACCCATACCACTGAACTCAGGCCTGCGGCTGCTCCAGTTCGGACAGCTGTGCCTGAACCTCTTGCTGGGCAAAGCGGTCCTCAGCTTCCTCAAAAAAAGCCAGCGCACGGGTGAAATGCTCGTGGGCAGCGTAGGTATTGTCCAGCTGCAGCGCCAACTCGCCCAGGGACCGCTCGGCGTGGCCAGCCACTTCGGGGTCTTCTGCGCCCTCAGCCTGCCGCAAGCTGCGTTCCAGCCAGTCCCGCGCCTCGTTCCCTTCACCCAGCTGCAGGTAACAGAGGCCAGTTTCCAGCGCATTGACCGCCTGTTGATGCTCGTCGGCTTCCAGGCCTTCCAGCAGCGTCCGTTCCTGGGCCAGCAGGTCCAGACCGGTACGGTATTCGCCGGCAAGCCGCTCGGTGCGGGCCAGCTGGTGCAGCGCAATAGGTTCCCAGGCCTCACCGCGGTGCAACTCGCGCAGGCGGGTGAACACTTCCCGCGCCTCACCCACGCGCCCGGTATGCGCTTGCAGGTAGCCCAGCGCCATCTGCCCAGCCCGTGACACCAGCAGCTCCTCGTCACTCCGCAGCATCTTCTCGGCGTCTGCATAACGGCCTTCATCTATCGCCAGCCAAACGTCTTGCAACATGACTGAGTGTACGGCAAGCTGCCAGGCCACACGATGGCACAAGCCCAGCAGCGAAACGGCCCTTTCCTCTGGTTATCTCAGGGAAAGGACCGCTTCGCTGCTTTTCAAAGCCTCAGCCGGTCAGGGCCAGGCCAGAGCTTACTTGCTGTTGCTCTTGCCCAGGTCAGGCACAATCACGCTGTTCAGCGCATAGGCCTGGCTGGAGCCGGCAGTAATGGCGCTGCCGCTCACCTTCACGCTGGCCGGTAAGGTTTCGCCGTAGACATTCACCAACGCGCCCTGGCCGGGGGTCTGCTTGCCGGGAATCACGTGGTAGCCCAGCACGTAGCCAAGCGCATCGGGATCGGCCTTGAGGGTGGCCAGCACCGAGGGGTCCAGCGCTGCAAAAGCGTCGTCGGTCGGAACCAGCAGGGTGTAGCTGTCGTCCAGCAGGGTCTGTTCCAGGCCGGCCTGTTCAACCAGGCTCAGGAAAGTGCTGAAACGGCCATCGGCTTCCAGGGCCGAGAGGATGTCGCTCTGGTCGTCCTGTTCATCAGCCGTGGTGGTGCTCGCAGCAGCCGAAGTGGCGCCGGTCGCGGTGGTCGCGCCCATAGTGGAGCCGGTGCTCATAGTGGCGCCAGCGCCCATGCTGGAAGTGCCAGTGCTCATGCTGGAAGCGGTGCCGGTATCAGAAGTATCCATATCCGAAGCAGCGTCAGTAAAGAAGCTGTCATCCTGTTCCAGATCACCGGTGCTGCTCGTATCGTCACTGTTCAGGCTGGTGTCATCGGTAGCAGCGGAGCTGGCGCTGCCGTTACCCAGGGTGCTGTTGTTCAGACCGGTTCCCATAGCACCGGTCATGTTCGCACCTGCCGCAGCGGTGCCACTGGCAGCCGTGCTGGTCTGATCCCACACTGCATTAGGCAGCAGAGCCCGCAGGCTATTGGAAATGGTCAGGCCGCGCAGAGCAGGCAGCTGTACTGGACCAGTGGCATTCTGCAGGCCACGGCTTTCCAGAATACGGCGCACCGCCTGCGCACTTTCGGGCAGCCGGCTGTTGCTGGTCACTGCCGTGGCGGTCCCAGAGGTCGAGGTCACACTGGACATTCCAGGGGTGGTGCTGCTGGTGCCATCCAAGTTGCTCGTGTTGCCAGTGGAGGTGCCAGTCATGCCGGTGCCGGTCATGCCAGTGCTGGTCATGCCAGTGCTGGTCATATTCGTGCCGTTCTGATCAGCCGTCTGGCCGGAAGCCGAGAAAGAGGACTGTGCCGAGGCGGAACCCAGCAGAACGGTGGACAGCAGCAGAGCGGTAGAAATGCGTTGTTTCATGAACAGACCTCGGAAAAAGGCGAAGGGGAATGGCCGGGTTCTGTGCCTCAAAGCAAATAGCCTTTTACAAAGCCGGCTGGCGGGCTACAGAACAGAGACGCATTCAAGGTGACACTCTCAAACATGAGGAACATTTCATTCTGGTGGGGCCACTGGCAATAATCCCTTAGATGTGTTTGGTGAGTCCTTAAGTCAGCAGGGCATCAGACTGGCAAACTGCGTACTGCACTGAATTGCTTCCCTGAGAACCGGACAGTCGGCTTCTCATCCAGCCTCTGAGTGGCTGGAGCTTTCCTCCTCAGGACCGCACCAAAGTAGAAGATAAATCTGCGCTTCCTATGTCCTGTTGGCCCACTCGCGGCCAACCCAGACGGAGGTGGGCCCAGGCCTCAGCAACCCAAACAAAAGCAAGGGCCTCCTGCACCGAAAAAATGCAGAAGGCCCTCTTGTGGTCGAGGCGAGAGGATTCGAACCTCCGACCCCTTCGTCCCGAACGAAGTGCGCTACCAGGCTGCGCTACGCCTCGAAACCGGCCATTAGTGTATGCCCCAGAGCCGGAACGGTCAAGGGCTGCCTCCGAACATTTCTTGCAGCCGGTTCAGGAGCGGCCCCAGCCACCACCATTCTTCCCCCCACCACACCTCCAGTTGCTGCGGCGCAGCGCCGGCTCGGGTTCGGGCAACTCGTCTTTAACCTCTTCCAGCAGCCGGCGAATCACGTCGCTGGGATAGCCACGGCGGGTCAGCCAGGCGTAGGCGCTGGCGCGGGGGTTCTTCTTGCGAGCAAAGCCGGCCAGACGCCGCTGCAACTGCTCGCGGGCGTCGTCTTCCTCTGCATCCGGGTCGCGTTCCTGCAGGGTTTCCTGAATCAGGTCGTCGTCCAGCCCGCGCTGCTTGAGCTTTTGCCGCACCCGGTACTGACCTACGCCCCGGCGGCGCGCCTCGGCCTCGGCCACCACCTCGTCGCTCTGGTAGCCCAGTTCCTGCACGCGGGCCAATACTTCGGCCACCAGTTCGGGATCGTCGCTGCGGCGCTCCAGGCGCTCCCGCAGTTCGGCTTCACTCAGCGCGCGGCGCGACAAGGCCTGAAAAGCGTAGGCCAGCAGCCGGTCGCGGGGCGACTGCAATTCGGCAGCAGCGGGGCGCTTGTTCATAACAACCAGTCTGCCGCTTGCTGCGCGGGGCTGCAAGCGCTATGCTGTGCCGGTTGCCTATCCAGTGGGTGGGCAGCGGGCTCGTAGCCGCCAGACAGGCCGGCCGGGCCCCGCGCTTAGGCTGCAGGTTTGACCTATGCAAAGTTTTACTGCACACGGTCTCGCTGCACATAGCGCCGAGCGCTCGCGTTTCCCTGCCCTGGACGGCCGGGAGACCGCCCCGCAACAGCCGGGAGAAAGAGAGAACACCATGGCATTACGTCACCCCTCCGCCCAGAAACGTCACCGTCAGAGCCTCAAGCGCCGTCTGCGCAACCGCTCCAAGAAGAGCACCATCAAGACCTTCAGCAAGAAAGCCGTCGCCGCTGCCCAGGAAGGCGGAAACGTGGCCGAAATGCAGCAGAAGGCCGAGAGCCTGATCGACAAGGCCGCCAAGGGTTCGACCCTGCACAAGAACGCCGCGGCCCGCAGAAAGAGCCGTCTGGCCAAGGCCATCAACAAGGCCAAGGCTGCCGCCGAAACCCAGGCCTGAGCCGCTGGGGGCTTCTTCCCCCACGCTCTACGGAACCGGCCCTGTGCCGGCCGCTCCCCCGCCCCGCGCGGGGGATTTTTTTGGCCCGCTGCCGCCGCTCACGTTTCAGCTTCCCTCTGCTACCCTGGGGGCATGAGTGTCCATTTGAGCGCCGAAAAAGGCCAGATTGCCGAAACCGTCCTGCTGCCAGGCGACCCCCTGCGGGCACAGTTCATCGCCGAGACGTTCCTGGACAACCCGGTGCAGCACAACACCGTGCGCGGCATGCTGGGCTTTACCGGCACCTACAAGGGCCGGCCCGTCAGCGTGCAGGGCACCGGCATGGGGATTCCCAGCGCCATGATCTACATCAACGAGCTGATTGAGTTCTACGGCTGCAAGAAGCTGATCCGGGTGGGCAGCTGCGGCAGCTATCAGGAACAGGTTCACATCCGTGACCTGGTGCTGGCTCAGGCTGCCTGCACCGATTCCAACATCAACAACCTGCGTTTCGGCACGGCCAGCTTCGCCCCGATTGCCGATTTCAGCCTGCTGCTGCGTGCCTACCAGATTGCCACCGAGCGCGGCTACACCACGCACGTGGGCAACATTCTCAGCAGTGATACCTTCTACACCGACGATCCCAAGGAATACGAGCGTTGGGCCCGTTTCGGCGTGCTGGCGGTAGAAATGGAAGCGGCCGGCCTCTATACCCTGGCCGCCAAGTACGGCGTCAAGGCCCTGGGCATCATGACGGTCAGCGACCACCTGATTTCCAAGGAAGAAACCACTGCCGAGGAACGCCAACTGACCTTCAACCAGATGATCGAAGTGGCGCTGGACGCCGCGCTGGACGTGGATTAACCCTCGGCAAAAAAAGAAGCGGGCCACACCGGGCCCGTTTTTTATGGATTGTCCAGTTTATGGGCTACTCAGTAGCCAGTGCTGGGCAGCTTCGAGACCAGTGAACAGGCCGAAGGTACGGCCCCGATTCGTTTCGGCCATGAACTCTCGGAAGCGTTCGCCGGGCGCAACGTCAGGCAGTACAGCAGCCACCCGCAGCTGGTAATTGCTGAACTTCTGGAGCAGCTCGCCGGCCAGGCCACTGCTCAGATCAAAAAAAGCGGGCGGCAACAGCGCTCCGTCCAGCAAGAACAAGTCGCAGCCGTGCTCCCAGCTGAAGCCGACCAGTTCCAGCGCAGCCTCCCCCGAAGCGAGTTCTCCGGGTTGGCCGGTCACACTCAGATAAAGCCCGGCCGGGTGCTGAACAGGAGCCGCCTGCACAGCTTCAGGCCTGCCGGCGCAGACGAGCGATGTAAAAGCCGTCCAAGCCGTCCAGCGGCAAGGTCAGGGCGCCGATGGCCGCCGGCTGGGTGGGCACGCCCAGCTCGGGCAGGGGCTCAGCGCTGAAGTCGGGGTGGGCCTCCAGAAAAGCCTGCACCCGCTCGGTGCCTTCCTGGGGAAAGACCGAGCAGACCGAGTACACCAGCACACCACCGCGTTCGACCAGAGCGGCGGCGTTGTCCAGCAACTGCCGCTGCACCTCGGCCATTTCCTCTACGGCGGCTGGTGTCAGGCGGGTTTTGATTTCCGGGTGAGCCCGCAGGGTGCCGCTCCCACTGCAGGGGGCGTCCAGCAGCACCAACGGCGCCGGGGGCTCGTCCAGCGGGCGGGTCAGGTCATGGGTAACCAGCCGGGCGCGGGTGCCCAGGCGTTTCAGGTTGCTGCGGGCCGCCGCGTGTTTGTGCTCCTGCAGCTCCACGCTGGTCACATTGGCGCCGGCCAGCGCCAGCAGCGCCGCCTTGATTCCGGCGCCGCCGGCCAGGTCGTACACTTTCTGGCCTCGCACGTCGCCCAGCGCCGTGACCACCGCCGCGCTGGCAGGATTGACCGGCTGGGCCTGACCGGCCTGATAGGCAGCCGTCTGACGCAGCGGCCGGTCCAGCGCCACCTGATCTACTCCACCCACCGTGCGCTCAATCAGGCTGCCTTCCGTTTCCAGCAGGTCCGGACCCTGCTCGCCCAGTCGCAGCCATAGGGGCTGCGGTTCCAGCAGGCTGTCCATCACGGCCTCGGCCTGCTCGCCGTACACCCGGCGCAGCTCGCCGGCCAGCCACCCAGGCAGGGCGTAGCGGGCTTCGGGGCTCTGGTCGTCTTCGGGCGGAGCCTGTACCCGGCGCAGCACCGCATTGACCAGTCCAGGCGGGGCAAAGCGGGTTTCGCGGGCCAGGGTCACGTACTCGTTGACCACAGCGTGTTCAGCCGTGCCCAGATACAGTTTCTCGAAGGCGCCGGCCAGCAGTAGCGCCCGGGCTTTGGGGGCCGTTTTGCCGCGCAGCAGCGGCGAGAGTGAAAGCTCTAGGGCAGGCAGATACCGCAGGGTGCCATACACCACATGGGTCGCCAGCCCCGCGTCACGCGCCGGCAGTCGGGCCGATGATAGGGCCACGTCCAGCGCCGGCGCCGCGTAATTCTCGCCGTTCAGCACCCGGTGCAGCACCCGTACCGCCACAGCGCGGCCGGGGTTGGCCGCGGCGGCCGCTGGGCTCACGCGCCGGCTCCCGCTTCAGGCTGCGGCTGCACGTTGTTGGGGAAGGGCGGGCGGGCGATCAGGGTGTAGATCAGCAGCAACAGCAGCAGCGCCTCACCAAAGTAGTAGGGGGCACCCCAGGCCACTTTTTGATACAGCGCCGTGCCGATCAAGGGGCCCGACATACGGCCCAGCGCCAGCGCACTGGAGTTGAGA is a window of Deinococcus sp. Marseille-Q6407 DNA encoding:
- a CDS encoding fasciclin domain-containing protein, producing the protein MKQRISTALLLSTVLLGSASAQSSFSASGQTADQNGTNMTSTGMTSTGMTGTGMTGTSTGNTSNLDGTSSTTPGMSSVTSTSGTATAVTSNSRLPESAQAVRRILESRGLQNATGPVQLPALRGLTISNSLRALLPNAVWDQTSTAASGTAAAGANMTGAMGTGLNNSTLGNGSASSAATDDTSLNSDDTSSTGDLEQDDSFFTDAASDMDTSDTGTASSMSTGTSSMGAGATMSTGSTMGATTATGATSAAASTTTADEQDDQSDILSALEADGRFSTFLSLVEQAGLEQTLLDDSYTLLVPTDDAFAALDPSVLATLKADPDALGYVLGYHVIPGKQTPGQGALVNVYGETLPASVKVSGSAITAGSSQAYALNSVIVPDLGKSNSK
- a CDS encoding RecX family transcriptional regulator, with protein sequence MNKRPAAAELQSPRDRLLAYAFQALSRRALSEAELRERLERRSDDPELVAEVLARVQELGYQSDEVVAEAEARRRGVGQYRVRQKLKQRGLDDDLIQETLQERDPDAEEDDAREQLQRRLAGFARKKNPRASAYAWLTRRGYPSDVIRRLLEEVKDELPEPEPALRRSNWRCGGGKNGGGWGRS
- the rpsT gene encoding 30S ribosomal protein S20 encodes the protein MALRHPSAQKRHRQSLKRRLRNRSKKSTIKTFSKKAVAAAQEGGNVAEMQQKAESLIDKAAKGSTLHKNAAARRKSRLAKAINKAKAAAETQA
- the deoD gene encoding purine-nucleoside phosphorylase; this translates as MSVHLSAEKGQIAETVLLPGDPLRAQFIAETFLDNPVQHNTVRGMLGFTGTYKGRPVSVQGTGMGIPSAMIYINELIEFYGCKKLIRVGSCGSYQEQVHIRDLVLAQAACTDSNINNLRFGTASFAPIADFSLLLRAYQIATERGYTTHVGNILSSDTFYTDDPKEYERWARFGVLAVEMEAAGLYTLAAKYGVKALGIMTVSDHLISKEETTAEERQLTFNQMIEVALDAALDVD
- a CDS encoding DUF4180 domain-containing protein — protein: MTGQPGELASGEAALELVGFSWEHGCDLFLLDGALLPPAFFDLSSGLAGELLQKFSNYQLRVAAVLPDVAPGERFREFMAETNRGRTFGLFTGLEAAQHWLLSSP
- a CDS encoding RsmB/NOP family class I SAM-dependent RNA methyltransferase, producing MSPAAAAANPGRAVAVRVLHRVLNGENYAAPALDVALSSARLPARDAGLATHVVYGTLRYLPALELSLSPLLRGKTAPKARALLLAGAFEKLYLGTAEHAVVNEYVTLARETRFAPPGLVNAVLRRVQAPPEDDQSPEARYALPGWLAGELRRVYGEQAEAVMDSLLEPQPLWLRLGEQGPDLLETEGSLIERTVGGVDQVALDRPLRQTAAYQAGQAQPVNPASAAVVTALGDVRGQKVYDLAGGAGIKAALLALAGANVTSVELQEHKHAAARSNLKRLGTRARLVTHDLTRPLDEPPAPLVLLDAPCSGSGTLRAHPEIKTRLTPAAVEEMAEVQRQLLDNAAALVERGGVLVYSVCSVFPQEGTERVQAFLEAHPDFSAEPLPELGVPTQPAAIGALTLPLDGLDGFYIARLRRQA